The genomic window GTACGCCTGGCGCATCGTCGGGCCGCTCGCCGGCGATGCGGGGCCGGAGGCCGGGGGTTGAGCCGGCGGCAACGCGTTTGAACTCGGCAGCGCCCGCGTACCCGTCATTCCGGCGCCAGCCGGAATCCGAAAAACCCTCGGCAGATGAAGGTGCCGCAGCCGGATCAGTCGCGCGGCAGCGCGAGGTGCGCCGCCGCCGCGGCGCCGCCGACGCCGTGCGGGATGACGCCGAGCAGCGGCGCGTGCAGGCGGGCCTGCAAGGTCGCCAGGTTCTCGTCGAAGCGGCGCATTGCCGGATCGACGCGGTTGGCGATCCAGCCGGCCAGCTTGAGGCCGCGCGCGCGGATCGCCTCCTGCGTCAAGAGCGCGTGGTTGAGGCAGCCGAGGCGCATGCCGACGACCAGGATCACCGGCAGCGCCAGCGCGGCGGCGAGGTCGGCGGCGTCGAAGTCGTCGGCGAGCGGCACCAGGAAGCCACCGACGCCTTCGACGATGACCACGTCGGCACGCTTGCCGAGCTCGCCGAAGGCGGCCACCACCGGTTCCGCGCGCATCGTCACGCCGGCCTCGCGGGCGGCGATGTGCGGCGCGATCGGGTCGGCGAAGCAGTAGGGATTGACCAGCTCGGCCGGCACCGCCAACGACGAGGCGGCGACGAGCGCCGCGACGTCCTCGTTGACGCCGGCGGCGTCGGTGCCGGCGGCCACCGGCTTCATGCCCAGCGCGCTCATCCCCTGCGCGCGGAAGGCGTGCAGCAGCGCGCAGGCGGCGTGCGTCTTGCCGATCTCGGTGTCGGTGCCGGCGATGAAGTAGGCGTGTTTCATTTCTTGGCGGTGAGCAAAATCACATCGTAGCTGGCCGGCAGCCCGGCGGCGACGCGCTGCCGTTCGTAGGCGGCGGCCGCCGCCTGCCACGCGGCCTTGCCCATCATCCCCGGCCGGCGGCCGGCGCCGAGCGCGTTGGCGCCGATCGCCTTGACCGCGCCGAGCAGCGCCTTGAGGTCGGGGTAATGGAGCGTCAGTGTCTCGCGGCGGAGGCGCACCTCGCGCAGCCCGGCGGCCTGCGCGGTTTCGGCGAGCCGCTCGGCGGCGGCGAAGTCGAGCGTGTGGCGGTGGCGGTCGACGCCGGCGAAGGCCGCGCGCAGCTCGGCGAAGGTGCCGGCGCCGAGCGTGGACAGCGCCAGCTGGCCGTCGCCGCGCAGCACGCGCGCCGCCTCGGCGAGCACGGTCGCAGCGTCGCACCACTGCACGGTCAGGCTCGACCACCACAGGTCGAAGCGCGCGCCGGCGAACGGCAGCGCCTCGATGTCGGCGACCGCGCAGGCGGTGCCGGCCGGCGCCTGGCGCCGGGTCGTCGCCGTCATCGACTCGGCGAAGTCGGCGGCGACGATCGCCGCCTGCGGCCAGCGCGCGTGCAGCAGGCCGGCACCGTAGCCGGTGCCGCAGCCGGCATCGAGGACGTCCGCCGGCGGCGGCGCGGTCGCGTCGTCGAGCGCGGCGAGCAGGCGCGCGCAGACCTCGCGCTGCAGCACCGCGGCGGCGTCGTAGCCGGCGGCGGCGCGGGCGAAGGATTCGCGGATGCGCTGCTTGTCGGGCAGGGTCACCGAGCTCCCTCCTGTCGCTGCGCGACCTCCGCGCCGCGGGACGACGCGGCCGGGCACGAACGCTCGGCGCAGAACGCGGCCAGCGCGCGGACGAAGTGGTCGGGGTCGGCGAGGAAGGGCGCGTGCGCGCTGCCGGCGAAGCGCTCGAGGCGCGCCGCGGGCAGCTGCGCCGCCAGCCACTCGCCGGCGGCGATCGGCATCAGCGGGTCGCAGTCGCCGTGCACGACCAGTGCCGGCGTGGCGATGCCGGGCACCGCCGCGCGCAGGTCGACGTCGCGCAGCCAGTCGAGGCCCTTGGCCAGCACCGGCGCCGGCGGCAGGCCGGCGGCCAAGAGCGGCGTCAGCGCGCGGACCACCGCGCGTGCCTTGTCGTCGCCCTGGTTGAACAGCATCACGAAGCGGGTCAGCGTCGCCTCGGCGGCCTTCGCCACCGCGCGGGTGAAGGTGGCGTGGTTCTCCGGCACCTGCGCGCAGGGCCAGCCGTCGGCCTGCACGAACTTCGGCGTCGTGCCGACCAGCACCAGCTGCGCGAAGCGGCCGGGGCGCGCCGCGGCGGCGGCGAGCGCCAGCATGCCGCCGAGCGACCAGCCGACCAGCGTCGTGCCGGCCGGCAGCGCGTCGGCGAGCGCGGCCGCGGTCTGCGCGAAGTCGCGTCCGTCGTCGGCGCTGCCGTCGTAGCCGGGCAGGCTGACGCGATGCACGCGGAAGCGCTCGCCGAGCGCGTCGGCGACGCCGTCCCAGGCGCCGGCGCCGAGGCCCCAGCCGTGCACCAGCGCGAGGTCGGGGCCGGCGGCATGGCCGCCGCTGACGATGCGCAGGCTCATGCCAGCGCCCGCAGCGCGTCGACGAGCTGCGCGACCTGCGCCTCGGTATGCGCGGCGGAGAGCGAGATGCGCAGGCGGGCGGTGCCCTTGGCCACCGTCGGCGGGCGGATCGCCGGCACCCACAGGCCGCGCTCGAAGAGCGCGCCGGCGACGCGCAGCGCCTCGTGGTTGTCGCCGATGATCAGCGGCTGGATCGCCGTCTCCGACGGCAGCAGGTTCCAGCGCAGCTCGGCGACGCCGGCGCGCAGCTGCGCGACCAGCGCCTGCAGGTGCGCGCGGCGGTCGTCGGCGGCTGCGATCAGCGCCACGCTACGCGTCACCGTCGTGGCCAGGATCGGGCTCGCCGCGGTGGTGAAGATGTAGGCGCGCGCTTTGTTCACCAGCCAGTCGACCACTCGCCGGTCGGCGGCGACGAAGGCGCCGGCGACGCCGGCGGCCTTGCCCAGCGTGCCCATCAGGATCACGCGCGGGTCGGCCGGCAGGTCGAAGTGCGACAGCGTGCCGCGGCCGTTGTCGCCGAGCACGCCGAAGCCGTGCGCGTCGTCGATCACCAGCCTGGCGTCGTGGCGCTCGGCCAGTTCGTAGAGCTGCGGCAGCGGTGCGATGTCGCCGTCCATGCTGAACACCGCGTCGGTGAGGATCAGCTTCCGTTTGGCGGTGCTCGCCGCGAGCATCGCGGCGAGGCCGGCGACGTCGCCGTGCAGGTAGCGGTGGCTCTCGGCGCGCGAGAGCTGCACCGCGTCGATCAGCGAGGCGTGGTTCAGCTTGTCGGCGAAGACCGCGTCGCCGCGGCCGACCAGCGCCGGGACGATGGCCAGGTTGGCCATGTAGCCGGTGGACAGCGTGATCGCCGCCGGGAAGCCGACGAAGTCGGCGAGCGCCTGCTCGGCCTCCTCGTGCGGGCGCAGGTGGCCGGAGACGAGGTGCGAGGCGCCGCTGCCGACGCCCCACTGCGCCGCCGCGGCCTGCGCCGCGGCGATCAGTTCGGGATGGTTGGCGAAGCCGAGGTAGTCGTTGCTGCAGAAGCTGACGACGGCCCGGCCGTCGACCACGCATTCCGGTGCGCAGGGCGAGTCGAGCACGCGCCGGCGGCGCAGCAGGCCGTCGGCGGCGAGTTCGGCGAGGCCGCTCTCCAGTTCGTCCCAGATCATCGCAGTGCGGCCTCCAGCGCGGCGGCGGCGGCGGCGGCGAGGAAGGCCGCGTCGTCGTCGCCGAGGATGTAGGGGGGCATGAAGTAGACGGTGTTGCCCATCGGCCGCAGCAGCAGCTCGCGCGCCAGCGCCTCGCGGTAGAAGCGGCGGCCGAAGCCCACGTCCGCCTCGACGTCGAACGCGAGGATCATGCCGCGGCGGCGGAAGTGGCGGACTTTTTCATGCGCGGCGAGCGGGGCGAGCAGCGCTTCGAGCTTGTCGCCGCGCGCCCGGTTCTTCGCCAGCACGTCGTCCTCGGCGAAGAGGTCGAGCGTCGCCAGCGCCGCGCGGCAGGCGAGCGCGTTGCCGGTGTAGGAGTGCGAATGCAGGAAGCCGCGCGCCGTCGCGTCGTCGTAGAAGGCTTCATACACGCGGTCGGTGGTGAGCACGACCGACAGCGGCAGGTAGCCGCCGGAGATGCCCTTCGACAGGCACAGGAAATCCGGCTTGATGCCGGCCTGCTCGTGCGCGAAGAAGGTGCCGCTGCGGCCGCAGCCGACGGCGATCTCGTCGCAGATCAGATGTACCTCGAAGCGGTCGCACAAGGCGCGGGCGAGGCGCAGGTATTCCGGGTCGTGCATCGCCATGCCGGCGGCACCCTGCACCAGCGGCTCGACGATCAGCGCGGCGATGCGCTCGTGGTGGTCTTCGAGGAAGGTCTCCAGCGCGGCGGCGGCGCGGCGGGCGACGTCCGCCGCCGTTTCCCCCGGCGCGGCCTGGCGCGCGTCCGGCGAGGGCACGACGTGCGCGGCGCGGATCAGCGGTGCATAGGCATCGCGGAAGATGGCGACGTCGGTGACCGCCAGCGCGCCGACGGTCTCGCCGTGGTAGCCGCCGGCGAGCGCGACGAACTCGCGCTTTTCCGGGCGCCCGGTGTTCTGCCAGTAGTGGAAGGACATCTTCAGCGCGATCTCGGTCGCCGAGGCGCCGTCCGAGGCATAGAAGCAATGCCCGAGCGCGCCGCCGGTGAGCGCCGAGAGGCGCTCGGAGAGCTGCACCACCGGTTCGTGCGTGAAGCCGGCGAGGATCACGTGTTCGAGCCGGCCGAGCTGGTCGGCGAGCGCGGCGTTGATGCGCGGGTTGCAGTGGCCGAAGAGGTTCACCCACCACGAGCTGATGCCGTCGAGGTAGCGGCGGCCGTCGGCGTCGTACAGCCACAGCCCTTCGCCGCGGACCACCGGCACGAGGGGAAGGTCCGCCGCGTGCTGCTTCATCTGCGTGCACGGGTGCCAGACGGCGGCGAGGCTGCGCCGCAGGAGGTCGGCGTTGCTCATTTCCGGTGGCTAGTGCAGCGTCTGCGGCGGTGCGTCGTGGCCCTGTTCGGGCATCTCCGGATGCACCACCTCGCCCTCGGCGTTGGGGTAGAGCGGCATGCCGCAGTCGTCGCAGAACTCGAAGGGGAAGGGGTGGTCGTGGAAGACGATCTCCTTCAGCCCGCATTCGCGCAGCACGGACTCGATCTCGCCGACGGCGTCGGTGTTCTCGTCCTCGGTGCCGAGCAGCGGCCAGACAACGCCGTGGTGCAGGTTGTCGCGCTCGCGCGGGCCGAAGCCGATGCGGTATTCCTCCAGCCGGCGGTCGTGGAAGGGGCCGATCACCGCGCGCAGCTGGTCGGCCGCCACGCCCAGCGTGGTCTGCAGGAAGGCCACCGAGGCGCGCAGCGAATACGGGCGCGAGGCCTTGTCGGCGGCGCGGCAGGCGGCGTGGTAGGCGTCGGGCAGCAGCGGCTGGTAGGCGCAGCCGGTGAGCAGCGGCTCGAGGTTGGGGCCACCCTGCTTGATCCATTCCTTCTGCGCCGATTCGCGCGAGCCGTCCTTCTCGTTCCAGCGGAAGATCGGCAGGC from Azospira restricta includes these protein-coding regions:
- the bioD gene encoding dethiobiotin synthase, whose translation is MKHAYFIAGTDTEIGKTHAACALLHAFRAQGMSALGMKPVAAGTDAAGVNEDVAALVAASSLAVPAELVNPYCFADPIAPHIAAREAGVTMRAEPVVAAFGELGKRADVVIVEGVGGFLVPLADDFDAADLAAALALPVILVVGMRLGCLNHALLTQEAIRARGLKLAGWIANRVDPAMRRFDENLATLQARLHAPLLGVIPHGVGGAAAAAHLALPRD
- the bioC gene encoding malonyl-ACP O-methyltransferase BioC, with product MTLPDKQRIRESFARAAAGYDAAAVLQREVCARLLAALDDATAPPPADVLDAGCGTGYGAGLLHARWPQAAIVAADFAESMTATTRRQAPAGTACAVADIEALPFAGARFDLWWSSLTVQWCDAATVLAEAARVLRGDGQLALSTLGAGTFAELRAAFAGVDRHRHTLDFAAAERLAETAQAAGLREVRLRRETLTLHYPDLKALLGAVKAIGANALGAGRRPGMMGKAAWQAAAAAYERQRVAAGLPASYDVILLTAKK
- a CDS encoding alpha/beta fold hydrolase, yielding MSLRIVSGGHAAGPDLALVHGWGLGAGAWDGVADALGERFRVHRVSLPGYDGSADDGRDFAQTAAALADALPAGTTLVGWSLGGMLALAAAAARPGRFAQLVLVGTTPKFVQADGWPCAQVPENHATFTRAVAKAAEATLTRFVMLFNQGDDKARAVVRALTPLLAAGLPPAPVLAKGLDWLRDVDLRAAVPGIATPALVVHGDCDPLMPIAAGEWLAAQLPAARLERFAGSAHAPFLADPDHFVRALAAFCAERSCPAASSRGAEVAQRQEGAR
- the bioF gene encoding 8-amino-7-oxononanoate synthase; amino-acid sequence: MIWDELESGLAELAADGLLRRRRVLDSPCAPECVVDGRAVVSFCSNDYLGFANHPELIAAAQAAAAQWGVGSGASHLVSGHLRPHEEAEQALADFVGFPAAITLSTGYMANLAIVPALVGRGDAVFADKLNHASLIDAVQLSRAESHRYLHGDVAGLAAMLAASTAKRKLILTDAVFSMDGDIAPLPQLYELAERHDARLVIDDAHGFGVLGDNGRGTLSHFDLPADPRVILMGTLGKAAGVAGAFVAADRRVVDWLVNKARAYIFTTAASPILATTVTRSVALIAAADDRRAHLQALVAQLRAGVAELRWNLLPSETAIQPLIIGDNHEALRVAGALFERGLWVPAIRPPTVAKGTARLRISLSAAHTEAQVAQLVDALRALA
- the bioA gene encoding adenosylmethionine--8-amino-7-oxononanoate transaminase — encoded protein: MSNADLLRRSLAAVWHPCTQMKQHAADLPLVPVVRGEGLWLYDADGRRYLDGISSWWVNLFGHCNPRINAALADQLGRLEHVILAGFTHEPVVQLSERLSALTGGALGHCFYASDGASATEIALKMSFHYWQNTGRPEKREFVALAGGYHGETVGALAVTDVAIFRDAYAPLIRAAHVVPSPDARQAAPGETAADVARRAAAALETFLEDHHERIAALIVEPLVQGAAGMAMHDPEYLRLARALCDRFEVHLICDEIAVGCGRSGTFFAHEQAGIKPDFLCLSKGISGGYLPLSVVLTTDRVYEAFYDDATARGFLHSHSYTGNALACRAALATLDLFAEDDVLAKNRARGDKLEALLAPLAAHEKVRHFRRRGMILAFDVEADVGFGRRFYREALARELLLRPMGNTVYFMPPYILGDDDAAFLAAAAAAALEAALR